Proteins from one Dermacentor variabilis isolate Ectoservices chromosome 1, ASM5094787v1, whole genome shotgun sequence genomic window:
- the LOC142558417 gene encoding tetraspanin-33-like, whose amino-acid sequence MSVELLLKGILFLVNLLYWFFGGTTVLMGVYLFMVKVRILRRYVDLTFDPAVFFIVVGCLVFVIAGLGCVGVLRENTRFLCLYGFCLSGIVVAAFFVTVLTVVWPTLGPSNSSRRLENVLRRAIIIYRDDPDMEDLINTLQLSLRCCGMTSRGYLDWQHNAYFNCSQWNPSRERCGVPYSCCRDRGSLPNVMCGYGVTDTSKRSPASIERAIYTQGCLQALAALVRENSVLVSVVSAVTVGSLALGIAGAWLLVKSIAEVRRGVMLQSIATPHARTSCL is encoded by the coding sequence ATGTCCGTAGAGCTGCTGCTTAAGGGAATACTCTTCTTGGTGAACTTGCTGTACTGGTTCTTCGGAGGCACGACCGTGCTGATGGGCGTCTACCTCTTCATGGTGAAGGTGCGCATCCTGCGCCGCTACGTCGATCTCACCTTCGATCCGGCCGTGTTCTTCATCGTCGTCGGCTGCCTCGTCTTCGTCATAGCCGGACTCGGCTGCGTCGGAGTACTGCGCGAGAACACGCGCTTCCTCTGTCTGTACGGCTTTTGCCTGTCTGGTATCGTCGTCGCAGCCTTCTTCGTGACCGTGCTGACCGTTGTGTGGCCCACACTGGGCCCGTCCAACAGCTCGCGACGTCTCGAGAACGTTCTGCGGCGAGCAATAATCATCTACAGGGACGACCCAGACATGGAAGACCTCATCAACACGCTCCAGTTGTCTCTGCGCTGCTGTGGCATGACCTCCCGGGGCTACCTGGACTGGCAGCACAACGCCTACTTCAACTGCTCCCAGTGGAATCCGAGCCGCGAGCGCTGCGGCGTGCCCTATTCCTGCTGCAGGGACCGGGGCAGCTTGCCCAACGTGATGTGCGGCTACGGTGTTACGGACACGTCAAAGAGGTCACCTGCCTCGATCGAGCGGGCGATATACACGCAGGGCTGCTTGCAGGCGTTGGCCGCCTTGGTGAGGGAAAACTCCGTGTTGGTCAGCGTGGTGTCGGCGGTAACCGTGGGGTCGCTCGCTTTGGGCATCGCCGGCGCCTGGCTCCTCGTGAAATCTATCGCTGAGGTGAGACGAGGCGTTATGCTCCAGAGCATAGCTACGCCTCATGCACGAACGTCCTGCCTGTAG